The following proteins are co-located in the Maridesulfovibrio sp. genome:
- the tnpA gene encoding IS66 family insertion sequence element accessory protein TnpA, with protein MKNKQRFWKKHIEAWRNSGVSQAEYCREHSLSYKSFGYHKRRVGASAKPQKVIPIPETAMRAEEESRTCKPISLCVPRGFRIEIEPGFCQLTLKELLEVVAS; from the coding sequence ATGAAAAACAAACAGCGTTTCTGGAAAAAACATATTGAAGCATGGAGAAACAGCGGTGTTTCTCAGGCTGAGTACTGTCGTGAGCACAGTCTTTCATATAAGTCTTTCGGATATCATAAACGCAGGGTGGGTGCGTCAGCCAAGCCGCAAAAGGTTATTCCTATCCCGGAAACCGCAATGCGAGCAGAAGAAGAGTCGCGGACTTGCAAGCCTATAAGTCTTTGTGTTCCCAGAGGGTTTCGGATAGAAATTGAACCAGGTTTTTGCCAGCTTACCCTGAAAGAATTGCTTGAAGTTGTTGCTTCCTGA
- the tnpB gene encoding IS66 family insertion sequence element accessory protein TnpB (TnpB, as the term is used for proteins encoded by IS66 family insertion elements, is considered an accessory protein, since TnpC, encoded by a neighboring gene, is a DDE family transposase.), with amino-acid sequence MLPIDSKSQVFIVLGATDMRKAVNGLSVMVADHLDLDPFTGNFFVFCNRVRTIIKVLYWDSNGFCLWQKRLEKHRFFWPESEREVLEFSSRQLRWLLEGLDPVRTQAHPSLSYSTIL; translated from the coding sequence ATGCTTCCGATTGATTCAAAGTCTCAGGTATTCATCGTGCTTGGCGCAACCGACATGCGCAAGGCCGTCAATGGACTCTCGGTCATGGTGGCCGACCACCTGGATCTCGATCCTTTTACCGGAAATTTCTTTGTCTTCTGCAATCGCGTACGCACGATTATCAAGGTTTTGTACTGGGACAGCAATGGTTTTTGCCTGTGGCAGAAGCGTCTTGAAAAACACCGCTTTTTCTGGCCCGAGTCGGAACGGGAGGTGCTTGAATTCAGCTCTCGACAACTGCGTTGGCTGCTTGAAGGCCTTGATCCTGTCCGAACTCAGGCCCACCCCTCGTTGAGTTATTCTACTATTCTTTAA
- the tnpC gene encoding IS66 family transposase: MDKALLPDDPEKLKELILQQNRLLAAQNAAIADRDTVIVDRDAVIADKSAVIEELSEQVELLKAIAFAKKSEMAKKPAKDEYQYSLFDEAEFVCEQSSFEPEVVQVPAHFRAKKGRKPISESIPRKEIVHDIPDEEKICACGCELSRIGEVVSEKLDYVPAKIRVLRHVRPKYACKNCEGTEGDGPSVKIASMPPQLIRQGIVTPGLLAHILINKFCDGLPFYRQNKMFERLGIDISRSTMSNWTVLAAERCGPLMELMYEYLRSGRIINLDETPVQVLKEPGRENTTKSYMWVACRSGTKPVVLFHYAPSRAGKIATEIVGDFKGYLQTDGYAGYNALGESEGITHAGCMVHVRRKFMDVLKAGSKKKKGTASTVVALIAKLYRLEGRARKEEASETEILTMRTEKSSQILEKIHEIITKSSSSVPPTSLLGKAISYALGQWARITVFLENPTLSLDNNIAENAIRPFAVGRKNWLFSGSPRGAEASATLYSLIETAKANKLNPADYLCELFEKLPHAQSSTDLEALMPWAVSKNAETK, from the coding sequence ATGGACAAAGCACTTCTTCCCGATGATCCTGAAAAGCTGAAAGAGCTTATTCTGCAACAGAATAGACTGCTTGCCGCCCAGAATGCAGCGATCGCTGATCGTGATACGGTAATTGTCGATCGTGATGCGGTAATTGCCGATAAAAGTGCCGTTATTGAAGAGCTGTCAGAGCAGGTTGAACTGCTCAAAGCCATCGCCTTTGCCAAGAAATCGGAAATGGCAAAGAAGCCCGCAAAAGACGAGTATCAGTATTCCCTTTTTGATGAGGCGGAGTTTGTTTGTGAGCAGTCTTCATTCGAACCGGAGGTCGTGCAGGTTCCGGCGCATTTCCGTGCTAAAAAGGGCCGCAAACCTATCTCCGAATCCATTCCCCGCAAGGAAATTGTTCACGACATTCCAGACGAGGAAAAAATCTGCGCTTGCGGCTGTGAATTGAGTCGCATCGGCGAGGTCGTAAGTGAAAAACTTGATTACGTCCCCGCTAAAATCCGGGTTCTACGGCACGTCCGCCCCAAATACGCTTGCAAAAATTGCGAAGGCACCGAGGGTGACGGGCCGAGCGTTAAGATCGCTTCGATGCCGCCCCAGCTGATCCGGCAGGGCATTGTCACTCCGGGGCTTCTGGCCCATATCTTGATCAACAAATTCTGTGACGGGCTTCCTTTTTATCGCCAGAACAAGATGTTCGAGCGACTGGGAATCGATATTTCACGCTCTACCATGTCCAACTGGACCGTGCTGGCGGCAGAGCGATGCGGACCGCTTATGGAATTAATGTACGAATATTTGCGCTCCGGCAGGATCATCAATCTCGACGAAACACCGGTACAGGTGCTCAAGGAACCGGGCCGGGAGAACACGACCAAATCCTACATGTGGGTAGCCTGCAGGAGCGGGACAAAACCGGTAGTCCTGTTTCATTACGCGCCGAGCCGTGCAGGGAAAATTGCCACTGAGATTGTCGGGGATTTCAAGGGATATCTGCAAACTGACGGCTATGCCGGATACAACGCTTTGGGCGAATCCGAGGGGATTACTCACGCTGGTTGCATGGTACACGTGCGCCGAAAATTTATGGATGTCCTCAAGGCTGGTTCGAAAAAGAAAAAAGGCACGGCATCGACGGTGGTTGCCCTGATAGCGAAGCTTTACCGACTGGAGGGGCGGGCCCGAAAGGAGGAGGCTTCAGAGACGGAAATTCTGACCATGCGGACGGAAAAATCCAGCCAGATTCTTGAAAAAATCCACGAAATAATTACGAAGAGCAGCAGTTCAGTGCCTCCGACAAGTCTTTTGGGTAAAGCGATTTCCTATGCTTTGGGCCAGTGGGCCCGGATCACAGTTTTCCTTGAAAATCCGACACTCTCACTCGACAATAATATCGCTGAAAATGCCATTCGTCCTTTTGCGGTGGGTCGAAAGAACTGGTTGTTCAGCGGTTCTCCGCGCGGTGCTGAGGCGAGCGCGACCCTCTACAGTCTCATCGAAACCGCCAAAGCCAACAAATTAAATCCTGCTGACTACCTCTGCGAACTGTTCGAAAAACTCCCCCATGCGCAAAGCAGCACCGATCTCGAAGCCCTCATGCCTTGGGCTGTGTCAAAGAACGCCGAAACAAAGTAA
- a CDS encoding toxin-activating lysine-acyltransferase: protein MPEENNKNVVDSKDNVSHEVNTEANDAKASSQPDLSSVLGVVTALMMDSPVHEYFFLSDMKWLVVPPVRLRQFRIFRKDGMPFAYVCWASVNEQTEARLKAGHVKLRPDEWNNGDNLWLVDLVAPFGGAEEVMKDLKRTVFEGKTVKSRQVAPDGTGTAVVEW, encoded by the coding sequence GTGCCTGAAGAGAATAATAAGAATGTCGTTGATTCTAAGGATAATGTTTCGCACGAAGTAAACACTGAAGCTAATGATGCGAAGGCTTCATCCCAGCCCGATCTTTCATCTGTTCTTGGGGTTGTTACCGCTCTTATGATGGATAGTCCTGTCCATGAGTACTTTTTTCTTTCCGATATGAAATGGCTTGTCGTTCCTCCGGTTCGTTTGCGTCAGTTCAGGATTTTCCGCAAAGACGGAATGCCCTTCGCTTATGTTTGCTGGGCATCTGTCAATGAGCAGACTGAAGCAAGACTTAAGGCCGGGCATGTGAAGCTCCGCCCGGATGAATGGAATAATGGAGATAATCTCTGGCTTGTTGATTTGGTTGCGCCGTTTGGTGGGGCTGAAGAGGTGATGAAAGATTTGAAGCGTACTGTTTTTGAAGGGAAGACTGTTAAGAGTCGTCAGGTTGCTCCTGATGGGACAGGTACTGCTGTTGTGGAGTGGTAG
- a CDS encoding IS3 family transposase (programmed frameshift), whose translation MRKSRFSESQILKILKEAEGGRKVADVCREYKVSQATYYKWKSKYGGMEASDIRRLKDLEEENRKLKNMFANLSLENEALKDVIGKKALKPAEKRELVDYLCNEFCLSIRQACGALRLSRSVYCYEPKPRDDSLLIEMLLKLADRYPRYGFRKLFILLRKQGQRWNHKRVYRVYCMLKMNFRRKGKKRLPSRNPQTLAVPPKANICWSIDFMHDSLMSGQRFRTFNVLDDFSRECLAIEVDTSLPAGRITRVLDRVSAWRGFPEKMRMDNGPELISVTLADWAERNGVALEFIQPGKPTQNSYIERFNKTFRNEVLDFYLFSTLSEVKDITEDWIRQYNEERPHESLGDMTPVEYVQTHSPQENSTYGWH comes from the exons ATGCGGAAATCCAGATTCAGTGAAAGTCAGATTCTCAAGATCCTGAAAGAGGCCGAAGGCGGTCGCAAAGTTGCAGACGTTTGCCGTGAGTACAAAGTCAGTCAAGCCACGTACTACAAGTGGAAGTCGAAGTACGGTGGTATGGAAGCTTCCGATATCCGCCGCTTGAAGGACCTTGAAGAAGAAAATCGTAAGCTCAAGAACATGTTTGCCAACTTGAGCCTTGAAAACGAAGCTCTGAAGGATGTCATAG GCAAAAAAGCTTTAAAGCCAGCTGAGAAGCGTGAGCTTGTTGACTACCTTTGCAATGAATTTTGTCTCAGTATTCGACAAGCATGCGGTGCGCTGCGTTTAAGCCGCTCAGTATATTGCTACGAACCGAAGCCGCGCGATGATTCGTTACTTATTGAAATGCTTCTTAAGTTGGCTGACCGGTATCCCCGTTACGGGTTCAGAAAATTATTTATCCTGCTGCGCAAGCAAGGACAACGCTGGAACCATAAAAGGGTTTATCGAGTTTACTGCATGCTTAAAATGAATTTCCGGCGAAAGGGTAAGAAACGCTTACCGTCCCGGAATCCTCAGACTTTAGCAGTTCCACCAAAGGCCAATATCTGCTGGTCAATCGATTTTATGCATGACTCGCTGATGAGTGGACAACGGTTTAGAACTTTTAATGTGCTTGATGATTTCAGCCGTGAATGCTTGGCAATTGAAGTCGACACAAGTCTACCCGCCGGAAGGATTACTCGTGTGCTGGACAGAGTCTCAGCGTGGCGCGGTTTTCCTGAGAAAATGAGGATGGATAACGGTCCGGAGCTTATCTCGGTAACATTGGCAGATTGGGCTGAAAGAAATGGTGTTGCGCTGGAATTCATCCAGCCAGGCAAACCGACTCAGAACTCATACATTGAACGTTTCAACAAAACGTTTCGCAACGAGGTTTTAGATTTTTACTTGTTCTCAACGTTATCTGAGGTCAAGGACATAACCGAAGATTGGATTCGTCAATACAACGAAGAGCGACCACATGAATCGCTCGGAGACATGACCCCAGTCGAGTATGTCCAAACACATTCACCCCAAGAAAACTCTACTTACGGCTGGCACTAA
- a CDS encoding cadherin-like domain-containing protein: MSGNIDLGFISRDRVLTITSESLLADASDVEGDSLSILNLSIAEGQGELLENADGTWSFTPAAGWSGDVRFSYEISDGTDVVSVDALVEVRVLNTGPEVSGIAALGDIQEEGSLTFTTADLLSNSSDTDGDALSVANLSVASGSGALVDNADGTWTFTPAANFNGAVSLSYEVSDGELSAAASAGLNVTAVNDVPVAGAAIDLGSVAEDGSMVITSASLLANASDIDGDALSVSNLSVTSGSGALVDNGDGTWTFTPANFNGAVGFSYEVSDGELSAAASAGLNVTAVNDTPVAGAAIYLGSVAEDGSMVITSASLLADASDIDGDTLSISNLSVTSGSGALVDNADGTWTFTPAANFNGAVGLSYEVSDGELSAAASAGLNVSAVNDAPVAGAAIDLGSVVEDGSMVITSASLLADASDIDGDALSVANLSVASGSGALVDNADGTWTFTPAANFNGAVSLSYEVSDGELSAAASAGLNVTAVNDVPVAGAAIDLGSVAEDGSMVITSASLLADASDIDGDALSVTNLSVASGSGALVDNADGTWTFTPAANFNGAVSLSYEVSDGELSAAASAGLNVSAVNDAPVAGAAIDLGSVVEDGSMVITSAALLADASDIDGDALSVANLSVASGSGALVDNADGTWTFTPAANFNGAVAFSYEVSDGELSAAASAGLNVIAVNDVPVAGAAIDLGSVAEDGSMVITSASLLADASDIDGDALSVTNFSVASGSGALVDNADGTWTFTPAVNFNGAVSLSYEVSDGELSAAASAGINVTAVNDAPVAGAEPILQPVSSNEYLIITPEELLENFSDIDGDTLSVSSLTLASGSGTLAKLADGSWVYETPSNWGGEVSFDYVVTDGDLEVAATAKTTVNNTGSGINQVDGTALNDIMLGSAVDDKLDGGLGADTLTAGDGNDLLIGGNENDVLDAGAGNDTLIGGYGRDTLLAGAGDDVLYFDNGDIRVDGGEGYDTAMADGYLNLAQTTNVEEIQGGQNNDTVFGNDENNIVYGNDGADDLNGRYGDDSLYGGAGNDIVEGYFGNDYLNGGTGDDTLSGFVGNDVLEGAIGNDTLIGDVGEDSLYGGEGNDILDGGNENDFLDGGAGNDTLIGGYGRDTLLAGAGDDVLYYNAGDATVDGGAGYDKAFVTGSLNMCFTTNVEELHGDDSSSNLYGNDEDNIIYGNGGDDMIKGMDGNDTLVGGAGADTLAGAYGDDCYLFNKGDGQDIVNDFSGYDVAHFGEGITQSDLWFSQDGTDLTIGVVGSADKVTVDNWFKSSSWRVEEFQLSDGSVLMESQVQGLVEAMSSYSPSSAGVLSVPADIQDGAQSMIAASWEKK, from the coding sequence GTGTCTGGAAACATTGATCTGGGATTTATCAGTCGAGACCGAGTTCTCACGATTACTTCCGAAAGCCTTCTTGCGGATGCTTCTGATGTCGAGGGAGATTCTCTCAGTATTCTCAATTTGTCTATCGCTGAAGGGCAGGGTGAGTTGCTGGAAAATGCAGATGGGACATGGTCATTTACCCCGGCAGCAGGTTGGAGTGGAGATGTCCGGTTCAGTTATGAGATCAGTGATGGAACAGACGTTGTTTCCGTTGACGCCTTAGTAGAAGTAAGAGTTCTGAATACTGGGCCTGAAGTTTCCGGAATAGCCGCGCTTGGCGACATTCAAGAAGAAGGCAGCCTGACCTTTACCACTGCGGATCTTCTCTCCAATTCCAGCGACACCGATGGGGATGCCCTTAGCGTAGCCAACTTAAGTGTTGCATCCGGCTCCGGCGCGTTGGTGGATAACGCTGATGGTACTTGGACTTTTACCCCTGCGGCCAATTTTAACGGTGCAGTCAGTCTGAGCTACGAAGTCAGCGATGGTGAACTCAGTGCAGCAGCCAGTGCCGGTCTCAATGTAACCGCAGTGAATGATGTCCCGGTTGCCGGTGCAGCCATCGACCTTGGCTCAGTTGCCGAAGACGGCTCCATGGTCATCACTTCCGCATCTTTGCTTGCCAATGCTTCCGACATTGATGGCGATGCCCTTAGTGTAAGTAATTTAAGCGTGACTTCTGGCTCCGGCGCGCTGGTGGACAACGGTGATGGGACTTGGACTTTTACCCCTGCCAATTTCAACGGCGCAGTCGGCTTTAGCTACGAAGTCAGCGACGGTGAACTAAGCGCCGCTGCCAGTGCCGGTCTTAATGTAACCGCAGTAAACGATACCCCAGTTGCAGGTGCGGCCATCTACCTAGGTTCTGTTGCCGAAGATGGCTCCATGGTCATTACTTCTGCGTCTCTTCTTGCCGATGCTTCCGATATTGACGGTGATACTCTTAGTATATCTAATTTGAGTGTGACTTCTGGGTCCGGCGCGTTGGTGGATAACGCTGATGGTACTTGGACTTTTACCCCTGCGGCCAATTTTAACGGCGCGGTCGGCCTTAGCTACGAAGTTAGTGACGGTGAACTAAGCGCCGCAGCCAGTGCCGGTCTCAATGTGAGCGCAGTTAACGATGCTCCTGTTGCAGGTGCAGCTATCGACCTTGGTTCAGTTGTTGAAGACGGCTCCATGGTCATTACTTCCGCGTCTCTTCTTGCCGATGCTTCCGATATTGATGGAGATGCTCTTAGCGTAGCTAACTTAAGTGTCGCCTCTGGTTCCGGTGCGCTGGTGGACAACGCTGATGGTACTTGGACTTTTACTCCTGCGGCTAACTTTAACGGTGCCGTCAGCCTGAGCTACGAAGTCAGCGACGGTGAACTAAGCGCCGCAGCCAGTGCCGGTCTCAATGTAACCGCAGTGAATGATGTCCCGGTTGCAGGTGCAGCTATCGACCTTGGTTCAGTTGCCGAAGATGGCTCCATGGTCATTACTTCCGCATCTTTGCTTGCCGATGCTTCCGATATTGATGGAGATGCCCTTAGCGTCACTAATTTAAGTGTCGCCTCTGGTTCCGGTGCGCTGGTGGACAACGCTGATGGTACTTGGACTTTTACTCCTGCGGCTAACTTTAACGGTGCCGTCAGCCTGAGCTACGAAGTCAGCGACGGTGAACTAAGCGCCGCAGCCAGTGCCGGTCTCAATGTGAGCGCAGTTAACGATGCTCCTGTTGCAGGTGCAGCTATCGACCTTGGTTCAGTTGTTGAAGACGGCTCCATGGTCATTACTTCCGCGGCTCTTCTTGCCGATGCTTCCGATATTGATGGAGATGCTCTTAGCGTAGCTAACTTAAGTGTCGCCTCCGGTTCTGGTGCGCTGGTGGATAACGCTGATGGCACTTGGACTTTTACTCCTGCGGCCAATTTCAACGGCGCAGTCGCTTTTAGCTACGAAGTCAGCGACGGTGAACTAAGCGCCGCAGCCAGTGCCGGTCTCAATGTAATCGCAGTGAATGATGTCCCGGTTGCAGGTGCAGCTATCGACCTTGGTTCAGTTGCCGAAGATGGCTCCATGGTCATTACTTCCGCATCTTTGCTTGCCGATGCTTCCGATATTGATGGCGATGCCCTTAGCGTCACTAATTTTAGTGTCGCCTCTGGTTCCGGTGCGCTGGTGGACAACGCTGATGGTACTTGGACTTTTACTCCTGCGGTTAACTTTAACGGTGCCGTCAGCCTGAGCTACGAAGTCAGCGACGGTGAGCTAAGCGCCGCTGCTAGTGCAGGGATTAATGTAACCGCAGTGAACGATGCCCCAGTTGCAGGTGCTGAACCTATATTGCAGCCTGTTTCCAGCAACGAATATTTGATCATTACTCCAGAAGAACTTTTGGAAAATTTTTCAGATATTGATGGTGATACCTTAAGCGTCTCATCTTTAACCCTTGCCAGTGGTTCTGGAACTCTTGCAAAGCTCGCAGATGGTTCTTGGGTTTATGAAACTCCTAGTAATTGGGGTGGGGAAGTCAGTTTTGACTACGTGGTGACTGACGGAGATTTGGAAGTTGCTGCCACTGCTAAAACCACCGTTAATAATACTGGTAGTGGTATTAACCAGGTGGATGGCACTGCTTTGAATGATATTATGTTGGGATCAGCCGTTGATGATAAGCTAGATGGAGGCTTGGGCGCGGACACTCTGACTGCTGGAGATGGAAACGACCTATTAATCGGCGGTAATGAAAATGACGTCCTTGACGCTGGGGCAGGCAATGACACCCTCATAGGCGGTTACGGGCGTGATACGTTGCTGGCTGGTGCAGGCGATGATGTCCTTTACTTTGATAATGGGGATATTCGTGTCGATGGTGGTGAAGGCTATGACACTGCCATGGCTGACGGTTATTTGAACCTGGCTCAAACCACCAATGTAGAGGAAATTCAGGGTGGTCAAAATAATGATACCGTCTTCGGTAATGATGAAAACAATATAGTCTACGGTAATGACGGTGCTGATGATCTTAATGGTCGTTACGGCGACGATTCCCTTTATGGTGGGGCCGGTAATGACATCGTTGAAGGCTATTTTGGTAATGATTATTTAAATGGCGGAACAGGTGACGATACCCTGAGTGGGTTTGTTGGCAATGATGTTTTAGAGGGTGCAATAGGCAACGATACTCTTATAGGCGATGTGGGAGAGGATTCCCTTTATGGCGGCGAGGGCAACGACATTTTAGATGGCGGTAATGAAAATGACTTCCTTGATGGTGGTGCAGGCAATGACACCCTCATAGGCGGCTACGGGCGCGATACGCTGCTTGCTGGGGCTGGCGATGATGTTCTGTACTATAATGCAGGCGATGCGACTGTTGATGGTGGGGCTGGCTACGATAAAGCCTTTGTTACTGGTTCATTGAATATGTGTTTCACGACTAATGTTGAAGAATTGCACGGCGATGACAGCTCTTCAAATTTATATGGAAACGATGAAGATAATATAATTTACGGCAATGGTGGGGACGACATGATCAAGGGTATGGACGGTAACGATACCCTTGTCGGTGGAGCTGGGGCTGATACTCTTGCCGGAGCTTACGGGGATGACTGCTACCTGTTTAATAAAGGAGATGGACAGGATATTGTTAATGATTTTAGCGGGTATGATGTTGCCCATTTTGGGGAAGGAATTACCCAGAGTGATTTATGGTTTTCACAGGATGGAACGGACCTGACAATTGGGGTTGTTGGCAGTGCTGATAAAGTCACTGTTGATAATTGGTTCAAATCATCTAGTTGGCGAGTTGAGGAATTTCAGCTTTCAGATGGTTCGGTATTGATGGAAAGTCAAGTTCAGGGTCTTGTTGAGGCAATGTCTTCTTATTCTCCTAGTAGTGCAGGAGTACTGAGCGTCCCGGCTGATATTCAAGATGGAGCACAAAGCATGATCGCCGCAAGCTGGGAAAAGAAATAG
- a CDS encoding type I secretion system permease/ATPase, translating into MSGEKINNENQSTDTNQVQDTGLVSLVLLARYHGVAADPDGIKHRFAPPGEVMGQLDLVKAARALELKAKVLDRSCDKLSKVPFPAMALMNDGTWMIMGGAREDDVLLQHPFRKGAEKVPLDEFSKLWSGRLLLITKRTLLPEAVRKFNISWFIPALLKYKRLFSEVLLASFFLQLFGLVTPLFFQVVIDKVLVHKGLTTLDVLAIGLLAIFAFEVVLGGLRTWLFSHTTYRVDVTLGAKLFSHLVSLPLAYFNARRVGDSVARVRELESIRRFLTGSTLTIVIDLFFTFVFILVMFFYSWKLTLLVLGILPFYVGLSVFVTPVLRRRLDEKFQRGAESQAFLVETITGVQTLKSMAVEPQFQRHWEDLLAGYVKSAFRTDNLGNFAVQATTFLSKITTLLILWIGSRSVIDGDLSIGQLIAFNMMAGRVSGPILRLSKVWQDFQQAGVSLERLGDILNNPTEPGYNPNRSTLPSLQGEVKFENCSFRYRQDGPFILQDVNLNIKKGEMLGIVGRSGSGKSTLTNLVQRLYVPEKGRVLVDGIDLTLVDTAWLRRQVGVVLQENMLFNRTVRDNIALADPGAPMETVVRSAQLAGAHDFILELPEGYDTVIGEQGTGLSGGQRQRIAIARALLTNPRILILDEATSALDYESEHIIQRNMAAICQNRTVLVIAHRLSTVKDCNRIVVVDKGQIVESGPHNELINTGGYYSQLWNYQSKGAAEGV; encoded by the coding sequence ATGTCCGGGGAAAAAATAAACAACGAAAACCAGTCTACAGATACCAATCAAGTTCAGGATACAGGGCTTGTTTCCTTAGTACTACTTGCCCGTTATCATGGAGTTGCAGCTGATCCGGATGGGATTAAACACAGGTTCGCTCCTCCGGGTGAGGTGATGGGGCAATTGGATTTAGTGAAGGCTGCTCGTGCTCTGGAGCTCAAAGCAAAGGTGCTTGATCGGAGCTGTGATAAACTTTCGAAAGTTCCTTTTCCGGCCATGGCTCTGATGAACGATGGAACTTGGATGATAATGGGGGGAGCACGCGAGGACGATGTCCTTTTGCAGCATCCATTCAGAAAAGGGGCGGAAAAGGTTCCTTTAGATGAGTTCTCGAAATTATGGTCCGGCAGGTTGCTGCTTATAACCAAACGAACTCTGCTGCCCGAAGCTGTTCGTAAGTTTAATATCAGCTGGTTTATTCCGGCTCTGCTTAAGTATAAACGATTGTTCAGTGAGGTTTTGCTGGCTTCGTTTTTCTTGCAATTGTTCGGCTTGGTTACTCCTCTCTTCTTTCAGGTGGTTATTGATAAAGTCCTTGTTCATAAGGGACTTACTACCCTTGATGTTTTGGCCATAGGCCTCTTGGCAATTTTTGCGTTTGAGGTTGTTTTAGGAGGGCTGCGAACGTGGCTCTTTTCGCATACGACTTACAGAGTGGATGTGACTCTAGGTGCTAAGCTGTTTTCACACCTTGTCTCCTTGCCGTTGGCCTATTTCAATGCCCGTAGAGTTGGGGATTCGGTTGCGCGGGTGCGTGAACTTGAAAGTATACGCCGATTTTTGACCGGATCTACTTTAACTATTGTTATCGACTTGTTTTTCACTTTTGTTTTTATTCTGGTGATGTTTTTTTATAGTTGGAAATTGACTTTGCTGGTGCTTGGTATTTTGCCCTTTTATGTGGGACTTTCAGTGTTCGTCACTCCCGTTTTAAGGCGCAGGCTGGATGAAAAGTTCCAGCGCGGTGCAGAATCGCAAGCCTTTTTGGTTGAAACAATCACAGGGGTACAGACCCTAAAATCCATGGCAGTGGAGCCTCAGTTCCAGCGTCATTGGGAAGATTTGTTGGCCGGATATGTGAAGTCTGCCTTCAGGACCGATAATCTTGGTAATTTTGCAGTACAAGCAACTACATTTTTAAGTAAGATTACCACGCTGCTTATACTCTGGATTGGCTCTAGAAGCGTCATTGACGGCGATTTAAGCATAGGGCAGCTCATTGCCTTCAATATGATGGCTGGACGCGTTAGTGGGCCAATTCTGCGCCTTTCTAAGGTCTGGCAAGATTTCCAACAGGCAGGAGTTTCTCTTGAGAGATTAGGGGATATTCTCAACAACCCTACAGAACCGGGATATAATCCAAATCGTTCAACCCTCCCTTCACTGCAGGGAGAGGTTAAATTTGAAAATTGCAGTTTCAGGTATCGGCAGGACGGGCCCTTCATTCTTCAGGATGTAAATCTGAACATCAAAAAAGGGGAAATGCTGGGTATTGTTGGCCGTTCCGGATCAGGTAAAAGCACTCTCACCAATCTTGTTCAGCGACTTTATGTCCCGGAGAAAGGACGGGTCTTGGTTGACGGGATTGATCTTACTTTGGTGGATACAGCTTGGCTCAGGCGTCAGGTTGGTGTTGTGTTGCAGGAAAATATGCTTTTCAACCGCACTGTGCGGGATAACATTGCTCTGGCAGACCCCGGTGCTCCTATGGAAACAGTTGTTCGCTCCGCACAGCTTGCCGGGGCGCATGATTTTATCCTCGAACTTCCAGAAGGATACGACACAGTCATTGGGGAACAGGGAACAGGGCTTTCCGGTGGACAGCGTCAGCGTATAGCGATTGCCAGAGCTTTGCTCACCAACCCAAGGATTTTGATTCTTGATGAAGCTACTTCTGCTCTTGATTATGAATCAGAGCATATTATCCAGAGGAATATGGCCGCCATCTGCCAGAACCGTACTGTGCTGGTCATTGCTCATAGGTTGTCCACTGTTAAAGATTGCAATCGTATTGTAGTTGTGGATAAGGGGCAGATTGTTGAGAGCGGGCCACATAACGAGCTTATTAACACTGGTGGATATTATTCTCAGCTTTGGAACTATCAATCCAAGGGCGCAGCGGAGGGCGTATAA